In one Calditrichota bacterium genomic region, the following are encoded:
- the rplE gene encoding 50S ribosomal protein L5, whose translation MDYVPRLKNIYKEKVAPALQNKFKYKNTMQVPKIEKIVVNMGVGEATQEPKTLEWAVADLTAITGQKPSIRKAKKAISNFKLRAGMPIGCKVTLRKDRMYEFLDRLISMAIPRIRDFRGMPDKSFDGHGNYTVGIREQIIFPEIDYDKVEKVRGMDITICTTAKTDEEAYELLKEFGWPFIKR comes from the coding sequence ATGGATTACGTTCCTCGACTGAAAAATATTTATAAAGAAAAAGTGGCACCTGCTCTGCAAAATAAATTTAAATATAAAAATACAATGCAGGTTCCTAAGATAGAGAAAATTGTGGTCAATATGGGGGTGGGCGAAGCCACCCAGGAACCCAAAACCCTGGAATGGGCTGTGGCTGATCTGACGGCTATTACAGGCCAGAAACCGTCTATCCGAAAAGCGAAAAAAGCCATTTCAAATTTTAAACTGCGAGCCGGAATGCCAATTGGATGCAAAGTAACCCTTCGCAAGGATCGCATGTACGAATTTTTGGATCGGTTAATAAGCATGGCCATTCCCAGAATTCGCGATTTCCGCGGAATGCCTGATAAATCCTTCGACGGGCATGGGAACTACACCGTGGGTATTCGGGAGCAAATCATTTTTCCTGAAATCGATTACGATAAGGTTGAAAAGGTTCGTGGAATGGATATTACCATTTGCACAACGGCGAAAACCGATGAAGAAGCGTATGAATTGTTAAAAGAATTTGGTTGGCCTTTTATCAAACG
- a CDS encoding 50S ribosomal protein L24, whose product MSKFNIRKNDIVHVIAGEDKGLEGKVLKVFPKKQQIIVEGVNFIKRHTKPSQDNPQGGIIEKEGPIHFSNVMVVCPSCGNPTRISVKVLEDGSRARVCKHCGEMIVVS is encoded by the coding sequence ATTTCAAAATTCAACATCCGAAAAAATGACATTGTTCATGTGATAGCGGGTGAAGATAAGGGGCTTGAAGGAAAGGTTCTGAAGGTATTTCCGAAAAAGCAGCAAATTATTGTTGAGGGTGTGAACTTTATCAAGCGACACACAAAACCCTCGCAGGATAATCCGCAGGGCGGAATTATCGAAAAAGAAGGCCCCATTCATTTTTCAAATGTGATGGTTGTTTGTCCGAGCTGCGGAAATCCAACCCGCATCAGTGTCAAGGTATTAGAAGATGGATCGCGTGCAAGAGTGTGCAAACATTGCGGCGAAATGATAGTCGTTTCATAA